A region of Oceanicoccus sp. KOV_DT_Chl DNA encodes the following proteins:
- a CDS encoding hotdog fold thioesterase → MSIWKSPISVEEANGFSLNTLAATLDIHFTEVGEDYVVATMPVDHRNHQPMGILHGGASVALAETVGSFAAQMAAEPGYGCVGLDINANHLRSVREGLVTAIAKPIHIGRSTQVWEINIFDAADRKVCASRLTMAVLKI, encoded by the coding sequence ATGTCGATTTGGAAAAGTCCGATTTCTGTTGAAGAAGCAAACGGTTTTTCGCTCAATACTTTGGCGGCAACACTTGATATACATTTCACCGAAGTGGGTGAGGATTATGTCGTAGCCACCATGCCAGTGGATCATCGCAATCACCAACCGATGGGTATTTTGCATGGTGGTGCTTCCGTAGCTCTAGCGGAAACGGTAGGTAGTTTTGCTGCACAAATGGCTGCAGAGCCAGGCTATGGATGTGTCGGTTTGGATATTAATGCTAATCATTTGCGCAGTGTGCGTGAAGGATTAGTTACCGCCATCGCCAAGCCGATACACATTGGACGGTCGACCCAAGTGTGGGAAATTAATATCTTTGATGCCGCAGATAGAAAAGTCTGTGCATCCCGTTTAACCATGGCAGTACTGAAAATTTAG